A DNA window from Sporosarcina sp. ANT_H38 contains the following coding sequences:
- a CDS encoding Gfo/Idh/MocA family protein, with protein sequence MIKVALLSRWHVHADDYAGNVKENDNMSIELVWDEEAERGEGWAKELNVPFEQDLQAVLANPDIDAVIVNTPTNMHKEVIIAAAKHKKHIFTEKVLAFTVQDTEEIYAAVQEAGVKLMVSLPRLTDNNFLYAEKSINEGWIGKVTMVRCRFAHNGGVAPEGQENGWLPARFYDKEQAGGGAMIDLGAHPIYLTNRLAGKAAGVYARLHKENSTTVDDNSALLVDYESGALGIIETSFVSNGSPFQLEVYGTEGTLRISDDKIHINSANVKSQDLTEVLPALPMPMVQWVNAIKTGATPTITKEDVINLTLINEAAVKSHDEGRRIEL encoded by the coding sequence ATGATTAAAGTAGCCTTATTAAGTAGATGGCATGTACATGCGGATGACTATGCTGGTAATGTTAAAGAAAACGACAACATGTCGATCGAACTTGTCTGGGATGAAGAAGCCGAACGTGGAGAAGGATGGGCAAAAGAGCTAAACGTTCCATTTGAACAAGACTTGCAAGCTGTCCTAGCTAATCCTGATATTGATGCAGTCATCGTGAATACACCGACAAATATGCACAAAGAAGTTATCATTGCTGCAGCGAAACATAAAAAACATATTTTCACAGAAAAGGTTTTAGCATTTACGGTTCAGGACACTGAAGAGATTTATGCAGCCGTTCAAGAAGCTGGAGTTAAGCTAATGGTTTCTTTACCAAGACTAACTGATAATAACTTCCTGTATGCAGAGAAATCAATCAATGAAGGTTGGATAGGAAAAGTAACAATGGTTCGTTGTCGTTTTGCTCATAACGGTGGTGTAGCGCCAGAAGGACAAGAAAATGGATGGTTGCCTGCACGTTTCTATGATAAGGAACAAGCTGGTGGGGGAGCTATGATCGACCTTGGCGCACATCCAATCTATTTGACGAATCGCTTAGCTGGAAAAGCAGCGGGTGTGTATGCACGTCTTCATAAAGAAAACAGTACGACTGTAGATGATAATTCTGCACTTTTAGTAGATTATGAGTCAGGTGCACTTGGCATTATTGAAACAAGTTTCGTGTCAAATGGAAGCCCGTTCCAGTTAGAGGTATATGGAACGGAAGGGACGTTACGCATTAGTGATGACAAAATCCACATCAATAGTGCTAATGTGAAATCACAAGACTTAACAGAAGTATTACCGGCATTACCAATGCCAATGGTGCAGTGGGTAAATGCGATTAAAACAGGGGCAACACCAACGATTACAAAAGAAGATGTCATCAATTTAACGTTAATAAATGAGGCAGCGGTGAAATCACATGATGAAGGACGCAGGATCGAGTTGTAA
- a CDS encoding Gfo/Idh/MocA family protein, producing MLKVGVIGVGSISEMHILPYSENKEVELVALCDIHEERLAEKGKLFGVSQLYTNYQELLNNKEIEAVSICTWNNSHAEIAIAALEAGKHVLVEKPLSMTVEEALAVEVAANKSGKTAQVGFVRRHADNVKILKAFIDNDELGEIYYAKASYLRRLGNPGGWFSDQTKSGGGPLIDLGVHVVDIMWYLMGKPRPVSVSGNTYHRLGNRSHIENLSSYKAADYDPTLNDVEDLTNALIRFENGASLFFDVSFTLQAKDDETTVKVYGDKGGAEIEPALALVLEKNNTILNVTPQIDDLGFDFVKSFTNEINHFVECCQSGRETIAPIADGVEVMKMLNAIYESAKIGKEVYL from the coding sequence ATGTTGAAAGTTGGAGTTATTGGGGTAGGTTCAATTTCGGAGATGCATATACTTCCGTATTCGGAAAACAAGGAAGTGGAGTTAGTCGCATTATGTGATATTCATGAAGAGCGCTTAGCTGAGAAAGGGAAATTATTTGGTGTTAGCCAGTTATATACTAATTATCAGGAACTATTAAATAATAAGGAAATTGAAGCTGTAAGTATTTGTACGTGGAATAACTCGCATGCAGAAATTGCTATTGCTGCACTCGAAGCTGGTAAACATGTCTTAGTGGAAAAACCATTAAGTATGACTGTCGAAGAAGCACTCGCAGTTGAAGTGGCAGCTAATAAGTCCGGAAAAACTGCACAAGTTGGTTTTGTCAGACGACATGCAGATAATGTGAAAATCTTAAAGGCATTTATTGATAATGATGAGCTTGGTGAAATATATTATGCGAAAGCATCATACTTGAGACGACTGGGAAATCCAGGTGGTTGGTTTAGTGATCAAACAAAATCAGGCGGCGGTCCTTTGATAGACCTAGGCGTTCATGTAGTGGATATTATGTGGTATTTAATGGGGAAACCGCGTCCCGTTTCAGTAAGTGGGAATACATATCACAGATTAGGAAATCGTAGTCATATTGAAAATCTATCGTCTTATAAAGCAGCAGACTATGATCCAACGTTAAATGATGTAGAAGATCTAACAAATGCACTCATCCGTTTTGAAAATGGAGCATCCCTTTTTTTTGATGTTAGTTTTACGCTACAAGCTAAGGATGATGAAACAACAGTTAAAGTATATGGAGACAAGGGTGGAGCAGAAATTGAGCCTGCATTGGCACTTGTTTTGGAAAAAAATAATACAATCTTAAATGTTACTCCACAAATTGATGATTTAGGTTTTGACTTTGTAAAATCATTTACAAATGAAATCAATCATTTTGTAGAATGCTGTCAATCAGGCCGTGAAACAATTGCACCTATTGCTGATGGTGTCGAAGTAATGAAAATGCTCAATGCAATTTATGAATCTGCAAAAATAGGAAAAGAAGTTTATTTATAA
- a CDS encoding sugar phosphate isomerase/epimerase gives MKLGLSSYSLFKALTSGDLSIIEAIQWVADHGGEHIELVPNLGFNFDENPSLIDEIREKASYVGIDISNYAIGANFIAKSEVDFQTEIDRVKKEVDIANRLGVKFMRHDVASRPTPETTIKQFEADLPTLTVACREIADYADKYGITTSVENHGYYIQASDRVQSLINHVDRPNFKTTVDIGNFLCVDEDPVAAVKNNIAYASVVHLKDFFYRPAHLNPGAGWMQTTSGNYLRGTIVGHGDINMREVIKVVKESGFKGYISVEFEGMEECKQASKMGMDNVRRLWDEV, from the coding sequence ATGAAACTTGGTTTAAGTTCTTACAGTTTATTTAAAGCGTTAACTAGCGGGGATCTGTCAATCATAGAGGCTATCCAGTGGGTCGCAGATCATGGTGGAGAACATATCGAATTAGTTCCTAATCTTGGATTCAATTTTGATGAAAATCCATCGTTAATAGATGAGATTCGAGAAAAAGCAAGTTATGTAGGGATTGATATTTCAAATTATGCGATTGGTGCTAATTTTATAGCAAAGAGTGAAGTGGATTTTCAAACGGAGATTGACCGCGTTAAAAAGGAAGTAGATATCGCTAACCGCCTTGGGGTGAAATTCATGCGTCATGATGTAGCATCACGTCCTACTCCAGAAACGACAATTAAGCAGTTCGAAGCTGACTTACCTACGCTAACAGTAGCCTGTAGAGAAATTGCAGATTATGCCGATAAATATGGAATAACAACGAGTGTTGAAAATCACGGCTATTATATCCAAGCAAGTGACCGTGTACAATCATTAATAAACCATGTAGACCGTCCGAACTTTAAAACAACAGTAGATATTGGTAACTTTTTATGTGTAGATGAGGACCCAGTTGCTGCGGTTAAGAATAATATTGCATATGCTTCTGTAGTACATCTTAAAGACTTTTTCTATCGACCAGCACATCTTAATCCCGGGGCAGGTTGGATGCAAACGACTTCAGGAAACTATTTAAGAGGTACGATTGTTGGCCACGGGGATATTAACATGAGAGAAGTAATTAAAGTTGTTAAAGAATCTGGTTTTAAAGGTTATATATCGGTAGAGTTTGAAGGAATGGAAGAGTGCAAACAAGCTTCCAAAATGGGCATGGATAATGTTCGTCGACTATGGGATGAAGTTTAA
- a CDS encoding sugar phosphate isomerase/epimerase, whose translation MKLGVFTVLFSEKTFEDMLDHVQSAGLQAVEIGTGGYPGNAHCDLDELLASEDKRKDYLDQVHSRGLTISALSCHGNPISPEIEFAKASDDALRKTIKLANLLAVPVVNAFSGTPGDHEEAKYPNWPVTPWPTEYSDILTWQWEEKLVPYWKEIGQLAEESNVLIGLELHGGFLVHTPHTMLKLRELTSPAIGANLDPSHLWWQGIDPVGAIKILGKENAIHHFHAKDTFIDQENVNMYGLTDMQPYGNVQTRAWTFRSVGCGHSIQEWSDMMSALRTYGYDYVVSIEHEDPLMSVDEGFSRAVTNLKSVLIEEQPTGMWWA comes from the coding sequence ATGAAACTAGGCGTATTTACAGTGCTATTTTCAGAGAAGACATTCGAAGATATGCTAGATCATGTGCAATCAGCTGGATTGCAAGCAGTAGAGATTGGTACAGGGGGATATCCGGGGAATGCCCATTGTGATTTGGATGAATTACTTGCAAGTGAGGACAAAAGAAAAGACTATCTTGATCAAGTGCATTCACGTGGTTTAACGATTAGCGCATTGAGTTGCCATGGTAACCCAATTTCTCCGGAAATAGAGTTTGCAAAAGCTTCTGATGATGCATTGAGAAAAACGATTAAGCTCGCAAATTTACTAGCTGTACCAGTTGTTAATGCATTTTCTGGAACACCTGGTGACCATGAAGAGGCAAAATATCCGAATTGGCCTGTAACTCCATGGCCAACAGAATATAGTGATATTTTAACATGGCAATGGGAAGAAAAGCTTGTTCCCTACTGGAAAGAAATCGGACAACTTGCTGAGGAAAGTAATGTTTTGATCGGTCTAGAACTGCATGGTGGATTTTTAGTTCATACACCACACACAATGTTAAAGTTAAGAGAATTAACTTCTCCAGCTATTGGTGCAAACTTGGATCCCAGTCATTTATGGTGGCAGGGGATAGATCCCGTGGGAGCGATAAAGATTTTAGGTAAGGAGAATGCAATACATCATTTCCATGCCAAAGATACATTCATTGACCAGGAGAATGTGAACATGTATGGCTTAACCGATATGCAGCCTTACGGAAATGTGCAAACACGTGCCTGGACATTCCGCTCTGTTGGGTGTGGGCATAGTATCCAAGAATGGTCAGATATGATGAGTGCTTTACGCACATATGGTTATGATTATGTCGTGAGTATTGAACATGAGGATCCATTAATGTCGGTTGATGAAGGGTTTTCACGTGCAGTTACGAACTTGAAGTCAGTCTTAATAGAGGAACAGCCTACTGGTATGTGGTGGGCATAA
- a CDS encoding Gfo/Idh/MocA family protein: protein MKIGMMSFAHMHAYSYADGLKNIPNVELVGIYDDNVERGQEVALSNNTIHYSNQADFLAQEMDAVIICSENNRHKEMVINAAKAKKHILCEKPIATNLEDAIEMIQVCGDNDVTLQIAYPVRFSSPIQQLKEMIDKGELGDIVAFRSTNRGQNPGGWFIDEEQSGGGAVLDHTVHMLDIMRWYLGEEVTEVRAFVDSYFHDIDIDDAGVLTFEFENGVIASHDASWSRFTEYPTWGDATIEVIGTKQTVKVDAFKEHFRVFGSSNKSLEHVFFGNDMDFGLILDFVNCVKEGREPSITGYDGLKSLEVSLAAYQSSELKRAIKL, encoded by the coding sequence ATGAAAATTGGTATGATGAGTTTTGCACATATGCACGCGTATAGTTATGCAGATGGATTAAAGAACATACCAAATGTTGAATTAGTTGGCATCTATGATGATAACGTTGAAAGAGGACAAGAAGTCGCGCTGAGCAATAACACAATACATTACAGTAATCAAGCAGACTTCTTGGCACAAGAAATGGATGCCGTCATTATTTGCAGTGAAAACAATCGACATAAAGAAATGGTTATAAACGCAGCAAAGGCAAAAAAGCATATCTTATGTGAAAAGCCGATTGCAACCAATCTTGAAGATGCCATAGAAATGATTCAAGTTTGTGGAGACAATGATGTTACTCTACAAATCGCATATCCAGTAAGATTTAGCTCACCAATTCAACAATTGAAAGAGATGATAGATAAAGGTGAACTTGGTGATATTGTCGCATTTCGTTCAACAAACCGTGGCCAAAATCCTGGAGGCTGGTTTATTGATGAAGAGCAATCAGGTGGTGGGGCTGTACTCGATCATACTGTTCATATGCTTGATATTATGCGCTGGTATTTAGGTGAAGAAGTAACCGAGGTAAGAGCGTTTGTTGATTCTTATTTTCATGATATTGACATTGATGATGCAGGGGTTCTTACGTTTGAATTTGAAAATGGTGTAATTGCTTCACATGATGCCAGTTGGTCACGCTTCACTGAATACCCAACATGGGGTGACGCGACAATTGAAGTGATTGGAACGAAACAAACAGTGAAAGTTGACGCGTTTAAAGAGCACTTTAGAGTGTTTGGTAGTAGTAACAAGTCTTTAGAGCATGTATTTTTTGGGAATGATATGGACTTTGGATTGATTCTTGATTTCGTTAACTGTGTCAAAGAAGGTAGAGAACCCTCCATCACCGGTTATGATGGACTCAAATCTCTGGAAGTCTCGTTAGCTGCATATCAATCAAGTGAATTGAAAAGGGCTATTAAGTTATAA
- a CDS encoding YesL family protein, which translates to MKIGEYQLDSKGSMGMIYNVSEWVIRYLIVNLLWFIFNIPIVFLLINLLMVKNTNEIIAICIIIFAIMPFLFFPATTGMFAVIRRWFMNERDIPIIRSFWKYYKENYVRSMTGGLIIGGMWLIFAVDYYYFTVRVSESFKYLFIFLFIFLLAFTLHFISTTVHFESKLFKSLKNSILITIGSPILSLGLGIITGLIVYVSFNYLTFIIPLFMGSLLALVSFSIFYKVYLRIESV; encoded by the coding sequence ATGAAAATAGGGGAATATCAATTGGATTCCAAAGGTTCTATGGGAATGATATATAATGTTTCGGAGTGGGTAATACGGTATTTAATTGTTAACCTTTTATGGTTTATTTTTAATATTCCGATTGTTTTCTTGCTAATAAACTTACTAATGGTGAAAAATACAAATGAAATTATCGCAATTTGTATAATTATTTTTGCTATAATGCCATTCTTATTTTTTCCAGCAACTACTGGAATGTTTGCTGTAATAAGAAGGTGGTTTATGAATGAGAGAGATATCCCGATTATTCGCTCTTTTTGGAAGTACTATAAAGAGAATTATGTAAGAAGTATGACTGGTGGTTTAATAATTGGGGGCATGTGGCTGATATTTGCCGTTGATTATTATTATTTCACTGTACGAGTTAGCGAATCATTCAAATATCTTTTCATCTTTTTATTTATATTTTTACTTGCCTTTACACTACATTTTATTTCTACTACCGTTCATTTTGAATCAAAATTATTCAAATCACTAAAAAATTCTATATTAATTACAATTGGAAGTCCTATTTTAAGCCTTGGTTTAGGAATAATTACGGGTCTAATTGTGTATGTTAGTTTCAACTATTTAACGTTTATTATTCCTTTATTTATGGGATCCTTACTTGCCTTAGTGTCTTTCTCGATATTTTATAAAGTATATTTAAGAATAGAGTCAGTGTAG
- a CDS encoding Gfo/Idh/MocA family protein, giving the protein MTKVIKIGIIGSGGIAVSHAKAYLAMDDVQIVGVADVVPGKAQEFINELGIESALAFEDHKQMLDLDIDGISICTPNFAHHLTSIDALHAGKNVLVEKPLSVTLDQGIEMVQVAKKTGKILTVGFQPRYDPNMQTVTNIVKSGQLGDVYYVEVGGGRRRGMPGGTFINKALAGVGAMADIGTYSLDLALNALGHPKPLTVSAYTSNHFGTNPMYHPQADKFEVEDFGVAMIRLEGGIILNFKISWAMHMDTLGPTIFLGKDAGLKLTPAGSGPWSGVWDGGLGSINMFHDKEGQHIETEVPLQSHDINIFDAKIRDFVVAIKEDKPAPIPGEEILYNQAILDGIFRSSEIGREVEIHIPEF; this is encoded by the coding sequence ATGACTAAAGTAATTAAAATTGGAATTATTGGTAGTGGTGGAATTGCAGTTAGTCATGCAAAGGCTTATCTAGCAATGGATGATGTTCAAATTGTTGGAGTAGCAGATGTTGTACCAGGGAAAGCGCAGGAATTCATTAATGAATTAGGAATTGAAAGTGCGCTAGCATTTGAAGACCATAAACAAATGCTCGATTTGGATATAGATGGTATTAGTATTTGTACACCAAATTTTGCTCATCATTTGACAAGTATTGATGCATTACATGCGGGAAAAAATGTACTAGTTGAAAAGCCTTTATCCGTAACCCTTGACCAAGGGATTGAAATGGTTCAAGTAGCGAAAAAGACTGGGAAAATACTCACGGTTGGTTTTCAACCCCGATATGATCCGAATATGCAAACAGTAACAAATATTGTTAAATCAGGACAACTTGGAGATGTCTACTATGTAGAAGTAGGGGGTGGCCGTCGCCGTGGCATGCCAGGTGGCACGTTTATCAATAAAGCATTGGCAGGTGTAGGAGCTATGGCTGATATCGGAACCTATTCTCTTGATTTAGCACTTAATGCATTAGGTCATCCGAAACCATTAACAGTCTCTGCCTATACATCAAATCATTTTGGAACAAATCCTATGTATCATCCGCAAGCAGATAAGTTTGAGGTTGAAGATTTTGGTGTTGCGATGATTCGTCTAGAAGGCGGCATAATTCTTAACTTTAAAATATCTTGGGCAATGCATATGGATACACTCGGACCAACAATTTTCCTTGGAAAGGATGCAGGGTTAAAGTTAACGCCTGCTGGTAGTGGTCCATGGAGCGGAGTTTGGGATGGTGGACTGGGTTCAATTAATATGTTCCATGATAAAGAAGGCCAACATATAGAAACAGAGGTTCCTTTACAATCACATGACATCAATATTTTCGATGCAAAAATCCGTGATTTTGTTGTTGCGATAAAAGAAGATAAACCTGCTCCAATTCCAGGCGAAGAAATCCTATACAACCAAGCAATACTTGATGGAATATTCAGGTCATCAGAAATCGGGAGAGAAGTAGAAATTCATATTCCTGAATTTTAA
- a CDS encoding sugar phosphate isomerase/epimerase, whose protein sequence is MGKLGLQLYSIKDAAEQDLLGVLEKVAGMGYEGAQFAGFFDHTAKDVKAKMDEVGIKAAGAHVQIEELQDDLDRLLSFHDGIDNRLLICPYLPEDMRTTEDDYKRTAELFNNVGEKVAKAGFSFGYHNHAFEFDLYNGKSGFDLLYENTNPQYVKMELDCFWAAHAGNSPVEIIEKYADRCVSLHIKDLKLVNGKPVSTEIGTGTLDIAQLIEAGKEHKVDWFVVEQEDFTGDPVESAAQNAKELKRISIYT, encoded by the coding sequence ATGGGGAAGTTAGGATTACAATTGTATTCAATTAAAGATGCGGCTGAACAGGATTTACTTGGTGTACTTGAAAAAGTTGCCGGTATGGGTTATGAAGGTGCTCAATTTGCAGGTTTCTTTGACCATACAGCAAAAGATGTAAAAGCTAAAATGGATGAAGTAGGAATTAAGGCAGCAGGTGCACATGTTCAAATTGAGGAATTACAGGATGATCTTGATCGCTTATTAAGTTTTCATGATGGTATAGATAATCGTCTACTGATTTGTCCATATCTACCAGAGGATATGCGTACAACGGAGGATGATTATAAACGAACAGCTGAATTGTTTAATAATGTCGGTGAGAAAGTAGCTAAAGCAGGTTTTTCATTTGGCTATCATAATCACGCATTTGAATTTGATTTATATAATGGGAAATCCGGATTTGACCTATTATATGAAAATACGAATCCGCAATATGTGAAAATGGAGTTAGATTGTTTTTGGGCTGCACATGCAGGGAACAGTCCTGTTGAAATAATAGAAAAGTATGCAGATCGCTGTGTTTCATTACACATTAAAGATTTAAAGCTTGTTAATGGCAAGCCTGTATCAACTGAAATTGGCACAGGTACACTAGATATTGCCCAGTTGATAGAAGCGGGCAAAGAGCATAAAGTTGACTGGTTTGTTGTTGAACAAGAAGACTTTACAGGTGACCCGGTTGAAAGTGCAGCACAAAACGCAAAAGAGTTAAAGAGAATTAGTATATACACATAA
- a CDS encoding Gfo/Idh/MocA family protein codes for MTKKVKLGIVGCGGIANGKHLPSLSKLKNVELVAFCDIEVEKAEKAAKQYGTENAKVYKDYQELLKDESIDVIHVLTPNISHAEISIASMEAGKHVLCEKPMAKTSAEAREMLEVAKRTGKKLTIGYDNRFRPDSQSLHKITRRGDLGDIYFAKAHAIRRRAVPTWGVFLDEEKQGGGPLIDIGTHALDLTLWMMDNYKPKSVMGNVYHVLGKNENAANAWGPWDPEKFKVEDSAFGFITMENGATITLEASWALNTLDVDEAKCSLSGSKGGADMKNGLRINGEDMGNLYTRNVELGAGGVAYYDGASESNADLEARLWIDCIINDTEPTVKPEEAFVVTQILEAIYESAKTGKAVYFD; via the coding sequence ATGACTAAAAAAGTGAAACTGGGTATTGTTGGGTGTGGAGGGATTGCAAATGGTAAGCACCTCCCAAGCTTAAGTAAACTAAAGAACGTTGAACTTGTTGCATTTTGTGATATTGAAGTAGAAAAGGCTGAAAAAGCTGCTAAACAATATGGAACTGAAAATGCAAAGGTTTATAAGGATTATCAGGAATTATTAAAAGATGAATCAATTGATGTTATTCATGTTTTAACTCCAAATATCTCTCATGCAGAAATTTCTATTGCTTCAATGGAAGCGGGGAAGCACGTATTATGTGAAAAACCGATGGCAAAAACATCTGCAGAAGCACGTGAAATGCTCGAGGTAGCTAAACGTACTGGTAAAAAGCTTACAATTGGTTATGACAATCGCTTTAGGCCTGATAGTCAGAGCTTGCATAAAATCACAAGACGTGGCGACCTAGGAGACATATACTTTGCCAAAGCACATGCAATTCGTAGACGTGCTGTGCCGACTTGGGGAGTGTTCCTTGATGAGGAGAAGCAAGGCGGCGGTCCGCTAATTGATATCGGGACACATGCACTTGATCTAACATTATGGATGATGGATAATTATAAGCCGAAATCTGTAATGGGTAATGTTTATCATGTATTAGGTAAAAACGAAAATGCTGCAAATGCTTGGGGACCTTGGGATCCTGAAAAATTCAAAGTCGAAGACTCGGCATTTGGCTTTATTACAATGGAAAACGGTGCAACAATTACCTTAGAAGCAAGTTGGGCATTAAATACACTTGATGTTGATGAAGCTAAATGTTCCCTAAGTGGCTCAAAAGGTGGGGCGGATATGAAAAACGGTCTGCGTATTAATGGAGAAGACATGGGCAATTTATATACTAGAAATGTAGAATTAGGTGCAGGTGGTGTTGCTTATTATGATGGCGCATCAGAAAGTAATGCAGATCTTGAGGCGCGTTTATGGATTGACTGCATAATTAATGACACAGAACCAACTGTTAAACCTGAAGAAGCTTTTGTTGTAACTCAAATTTTAGAAGCAATTTATGAGTCTGCTAAAACAGGTAAAGCTGTTTATTTCGACTAA
- a CDS encoding LacI family DNA-binding transcriptional regulator, whose protein sequence is MPTIQEVAEQAGVSVATVSRVINNPIIVTEKTRLKVQNIITKLNYEPSVLGRNLRTSESRLLLALIPSISNPFYTEIINGIEDIAIEHGYNILLCATDSNPNREDIYFNLLKSKLADGIISMDPTVNKAKLLELASKYPVVQCSEYDEDGSISYVTINNELAAYHAVRHLIKIGHKKIALINSHKKYLYARERRQGFEKALNEFDLPINTDWIYNTESLGFEQGQLAMRHLLTVTERPTAVFAVSDILAIGALKEINTKGLHVPNDIALIGFDKISFSNMTHPTLTTISQPGYKMGSTSATMLIDKIKGKEVKSVVLDHELVIREST, encoded by the coding sequence ATGCCAACAATTCAAGAAGTTGCTGAGCAAGCAGGTGTTTCTGTTGCTACAGTTTCAAGGGTGATAAATAACCCTATTATTGTTACAGAAAAGACTAGGTTAAAGGTTCAAAATATTATAACTAAATTGAATTATGAACCTAGTGTACTTGGACGAAATTTACGCACATCCGAAAGTAGATTACTTCTTGCACTAATCCCAAGCATTTCAAATCCTTTTTACACGGAGATTATAAATGGGATTGAAGATATTGCAATTGAACATGGCTATAATATTCTTCTTTGCGCAACAGATTCCAATCCAAATAGAGAAGATATTTACTTTAATCTACTTAAAAGTAAATTAGCTGACGGAATCATTTCAATGGATCCGACCGTTAATAAAGCTAAATTGCTTGAACTTGCAAGTAAATACCCCGTCGTCCAGTGCAGTGAATACGATGAAGATGGCAGTATTTCATATGTGACGATTAATAATGAATTAGCCGCTTATCACGCAGTCAGACATTTAATTAAAATCGGTCATAAAAAAATCGCTCTCATCAATTCACATAAGAAGTATTTATATGCACGTGAACGCCGGCAAGGATTTGAGAAAGCTTTAAATGAGTTCGACTTGCCGATAAACACAGATTGGATTTATAATACGGAAAGTCTGGGGTTTGAACAAGGACAGCTAGCAATGCGTCATCTTTTAACAGTAACCGAAAGACCAACCGCTGTCTTTGCTGTATCTGATATACTTGCTATCGGTGCCTTAAAGGAAATTAATACAAAGGGTTTGCATGTTCCAAATGACATCGCTCTAATTGGATTTGATAAAATTAGTTTCTCTAACATGACCCATCCAACGTTGACTACGATTTCACAACCAGGATATAAAATGGGGTCTACATCTGCGACTATGCTCATTGATAAAATTAAAGGTAAAGAAGTAAAAAGTGTTGTCTTAGATCATGAATTGGTTATTCGCGAATCAACATGA